CTGAAGTACTCCGGCGGCATCACGGCGATCCGCGCCGGCTTTGCCACCATCAGCCCCGACCGCCGCATCCAGGCCATCATCATCGCCTGGCTGTTCGGCTGTTTCATCGAGGGCGCCTCGGGCTTCGGCACGCCGGCGGCCATCGCCGCGCCACTGCTCGTGGCCATCGGCTTTCCGGCGCTGGCGGCGGTGCTGCTGGGCATGCTGGTGCAAAGCACGCCGGTGTCCTTTGGTGCGGTGGGCACACCGATCATCATCGGCGTCAACAGCGGGCTGGACACGGCCGCGATCGGCGCCCAGCTTGCCGGACGGGGATCGAGCTGGGAGCTCTTCCTGCAGCAGATCACCAGCAACGTGGCGATCATCCATGCGCTCGTCGGTACGGTGATGCCCTTGATCATGGTGATGATGCTGACCCGCTTCTTCGGCCGCGAGAAGAGCTGGAAGGCCGGGCTGGAGGTGCTGCCGTTCGCGCTGTTCGCCGGTCTCGCCTTTACCGTGCCCTATGCCTTCACCGGGGTCTTCCTCGGTCCCGAATTCCCCTCGTTGCTCGGCGGTCTCGTCGGCCTGGCGATCGTGACTTCGGCGGCGCGTGCCGGTTTCCTGGTGCCGAAGAAGACCTGGGATTTTGCCGATGCGAAGGACTGGCCGAGCGAGTGGATGGGCAGTCTCGAGATGAAACTCGACCAGTTGCCGCATCACCAGCCGATCAGCGTATTCCGTGCCTGGTTGCCCTATGTGCTGGTCGGTGCGCTGCTGGTGTTGAGCCGCGTGTTCCCCGAGATCGGCGGGGCGATGAAGTCGGTGGTCATCGTCTTCTCCGACATCCTGGGCGAAAAGGGCATGAAGGCCGATTTTCAGCCGCTCTATCTGCCGGGCGGCATCCTGGTTGCAGTGGTGCTGGTCACCGTCTTCCTGCACCGCATGCATGCGCGCTCGCTGGTGAAGGCCGTGGGCGAGTCCTCGCGTGTGCTGCTGGGCGCGGGCTTCGTACTGTTGTTCACCGTGCCGATGGTGCGCATCCTGATCAACTCGGGCGTCAACGCGGCCGGCCTGCCAAGCATGCCGATCGCGATGGCGCAGTGGGTGGCGGACAGCGTTGGCACGGTCTATCCGCTGCTGGCGCCCTCGGTCGGGGCGCTGGGCGCCTTCATCGCCGGCTCGAACACCGTCAGCAACATGATGCTGAGCCAGTTCCAGTTCGGCGTGGCGAGCACGCTCGGCATCTCCGGCGCGCTGATCGTGGCGATCCAGGCGATCGGCGCCGCCGCCGGCAACATGGTGGCCATCCACAACGTCGTGGCGGCATCGGCCACCGTCGGCCTGCTGGGACGCGAAGGCGCGATCCTGCGCAAGACCTTCTGGCCGACGGTGTACTACGTGCTGATGACCGGCATCATCGCGATGGTCGCCCTCTATGTGCTGGGCGTCTCCGACCCGCTGGTCGCGGGTTGAGCGCCGGACCGGGATGATCCCGGGTATTAGCGTTATCAGCAGTCGCGCATCCGCCGCGGCTGCCGCACAATCGAGAAGTCATTCACGGAGGCACTCCGCATGAGCCATCAAACCGCTGCCGCACCGAACGCCACCCGCGTGGCGCCGCCGCTGCAGGCGCCGCGCAGCTACCCCGCCAAGCCGAGCGACGTCTTCCTGTTCGGCACCTGCGTACTCGACCTGTTCTTTCCCGACGCCGGCATGGACGCGATCCGCCTGCTCGAGCGCGAGGGCATCAAGGTTCACTTCCCGCAGGCGCAGAGCTGTTGCGGCCAGCCGGCCTACACCTCGGGCTATACGGAAGAGGCACGCGAGGTGGCACGGGCGCAACTGGCGCTGTTCGCGGGCGAGTGGCCGGTGGTGGTGCCGTCCGGCTCCTGTGCCGGGATGTTCCGTCACCACTATTTCGAGCTGTTCAAGGACGAGCCCGGCACGCTGAAGCAGGTCGAGTCGCTGGCCGCGCGCACCTTTGAGCTGGCCGAGTTCCTGCTGGAGGTGTGCCGCGTGAAGCTTGCCGACACCGGGGCGCCGGTGAAGGTGGCGCTGCATACCTCGTGTTCGGCACGGCGCGAGATGAACACCCATGTCCATGGTCGTGCGCTGCTCGCACAGTTGCAGGGGGTGGAGCGCCTCGACCACGACCACGAGAGCGAATGCTGCGGCTTTGGCGGCGCCTTCAGCGTGCGCATGCCGGACATCTCGGGTGCGATGGTCAAGGACAAGACTGCGGCGCTGAAGGGGTCGGGGGCGGCCGAGGTGGTCAGCGCCGACTGCGGTTGCCTGCTGAACATCAACGGCGCCTTCGAGAAGCAGGGCGAGTCGCTGCGCGGCGAGCATCTCGCCAGCTTCCTGCTGCGTCGCACCGGAGGAAAGTGACATGAGCAATCTTGCCGACCTGCCCGGCGTACCGATCGAGTTCAAGCGCAACGCGCGCGAGGCGCTGGGCGATGGCCAGTTGCGCCGCAACTTCCGTGGTGCGATGGATTTCCTGATGGCCAAGCGCCTGGCCCAGTTCCCGGATGCCGATGAGCTGGAGCGCCTGCGCGCGTTCGGCAACCGCGTCCGGGCGCGGGCGCTGTCGAAGCTGCCCGACCTGCTCGAGCGCCTCGAGGCCAACCTGACGCGCAACGGCGTGAAGGTGCACTGGGCGGAGACGGTCGAGGAGGCCAACGCGATCGTGCATTCGATCGTGCAGGCGCATGAGGCGAAGAAGGTCATCAAGGGCAAGTCGATGGTCAGCGAGGAAATGGAGATGAACCATTTCCTCGGCGACCGCGGCGTCGATTGCCTCGAGTCGGACATGGGCGAGTTCATCGTGCAGCTGCGCGAGGAGAAGCCGTCCCACATCATCATGCCGGCGATTCACCTCAACGCCGGGCAGGTGGCCTCGCTGTTCCACGACAAGCTGGAGGTCGATTACACCGAGGACGTCGATCGGCTGATCCAGATCGGGCGCGAGACGCTGCGGCGCAAGTTCTTCGAGGCCGATATCGGTGTGTCGGGCGTTAACTTCGCCATTGCCGAGACGGGCACGCTGCTGCTGGTCGAGAACGAGGGCAACGGCCGCATGTCGACGACGGTGCCGCCGGTGCACATCGCGGTCACCGGCATCGAGAAGGTGGTCGAGAACCTGCGCGACGTCATTCCGCTGCTGTCGCTGCTGACCCGCTCGGCGACCGGCCAGCCGATCACCACCTACGTCAACATGATCTCGGGCCCGCGCAAGGCCGATGAGCTCGACGGCCCGCGCGAAGTACACCTGGTGCTGCTCGACAACGGTCGCAGCCAGGCCTTCGCCGACGGCGAACTGCGCCAGACGCTGAACTGCATCCGCTGCGGCGCGTGCATGAACCACTGCCCGGTGTATACGCGCATCGGTGGTCACGCCTACGGCACTGTCTATCCCGGCCCGATCGGCAAGATCGTCACGCCGCACATGCTGGGCCTGGACAAGACGCGCGACCTGCCGACCGCTTCGTCGATGTGTGGCGCCTGTGGCGAGGTATGCCCGGTGAAGATTCCGATTCCCGCCCTGCTGCGCCGGCTGCGGGAGGAGGCGGTACGCGCGCCCGACGAAGGGCCGCATCACATGCGCGGGCAGGGCGCCAAGTATTCGGCAAAGGAAAGGATGATCTGGAAGGCGTGGAAGGCGGTGAACACCTCGCCCGGCCTGTATCGCGTTGCCCGTTTTGCCGGCACCCGCCTGCGCGGGCTGATGCCTTCCAACATCGGTCCCTGGACTGAACACCATGCGCCGCCGAAGCCGGCCGCGCGCAGCCTGCACGAACTCGCGCGCGACCACCTGGGAGACGAATGAATGAGCGCCAAGGAACGCATCCTCGCCAAGCTGCGCGGCAGCCTCGAGGGCACGACAGCGGTTGCCGACGACTACGATGAGGCGCTCGTCACCGTGCCCTGGCGCTATGCGCCGGAGAAGCGACTCGACCGACTGCGCGAAGTGCTGGAAAGCGTGCATGGCGAGACGCGGCTGACGACCGCTGCCGACTGGCCTGCACTGGCGCTGGCAGCGCTGGTCGAGCGCGGCATCGACGAGTTGCTGGTGTCGCCGGCCACTGCGCATGGGCAGCAATTCGCGGGCTACCTCGCGCTGAACGGGAGTTCATTGCGCTTGAAGGCCTATGACCGCCCGGTCGAGGACTGGAAGGACGAACTCTTCTTCCATACACCGGCGAGTCTGACCGGGACGCTGGGCGGCATTGCCGCGACCGGCAGCCTCATCGTGTGGCCGACGGCGCAGGAGCCGCGCCTGATGAGCCTGGTGCCGCCCCTGCACATCGCGCTGCTGAAGGCGAGCGAGGTATTCGACAATCTGTTCGAGGCCATGCACACGCAAGGCTGGGCGGGCGGGCTGCCGACCAACGCGCTGCTGGTCTCGGGGCCGTCGAAGACCGCCGATATCCAGCAGACGCTGGCCTATGGTGCGCATGGACCGAAGGAATTGCTGGTCCTGATCCTGCAGGACGCCTGATCAGGGGGGCGGCGCTGCAAGCGACACGACGTTGATCGAGGACTTTCGCTAGAATCGCGCGCTTCAGGCCGGACGTATTGCCGGCCTTCATCCTTTCCTGGCTGCACATGCAAGATCTCGGCTATTTCAAGTGGTCCATCCTCGTCACCATTCTGGGCGTCATCGGTGGTTTTCTGCTGGCGGGGTGGTCCGGCGCCTTCATCGTTGTCGTGCTCGCCATTCTCGAGACCTCGTTGTCCTTCGACAACGCGGTGGTGAATGCCACGGTCCTCAAGCACATGGACGAGAAGTGGCGCCAGCGTTTCCTGCTGTGGGGCATCCTGATCGCCGTGTTCGGCATGCGCATCGTGTTTCCGCTCGCCATCGTCGGTGTCGTGGCCGACATGGGGCCGATGGCGGTCATCGACCTCGCGCTGTTCGATGAAGCCGAATACGCGCGCATCCTGCTGTCCGCCCACCACGAGATCGCCGCCTTCGGTGGCGCCTTCCTGGCAATGGTCTTCCTCAAGTTCTTCGTCGACAGCAACAAGGACTTGCACTGGCTGCAGATCCTCGAGGAGCCGCTGACCAAGCTGGGACGACTCGAAGCCGCGCAGATCCTGCTCACGCTGTTGGCGATCCTGAGCAGCGCCGCCTACCTGGAGAGCGACACGAAGCGCGTGGAGTTCGTTGTCGCCGGTGTGTGGGGGCTGATCACCTACATCATCGCTGACGGTCTGGGGGCGATCCTGGGCGGCGAGGAGGGCGAGGGCGGCAAGGTCGTGGCCAAGACCGGTTTCGCCGGCTTCATGTACCTGGAGTTGCTCGATGCGTCGTTCAGCTTCGACGGTGTGATCGGCGCCTTTGCGCTGACGAACAGCCTGCCGATCATCGCGATCGGCCTGGGCGTAGGCGCGATGTTCGTGCGCTCATTCACGCTCATGCTGGTCTATCGAGAGACACTCAACGCCTACCGCTTCCTCGAGCACGGCGCATTCTGGGCGATCGGCGCGCTGGCGGCGGTGATGTTCATCGGTGTGCACGTCCACATCCCCGAGGTCTTTACCGGCCTGGTCGGCGCCGTGCTGATCGGTGCGGCGTTCTGGAGTTCGTTGCGCCACCGGCGGGCCATCGCCTGAGCGCGGCCCGCCGCCGGCGGCGGCGTCAGCCGCGGCGGGTGTGCAGCAGGTAGTTCACGTCGGTATCGCGGCCCAGCGAATAGACCTTGGTGAGCGGGTTGTAGCTCATCCCGATCAGTTCGTGCGTGTCGAGGCCGGCATTGCGGCAGTAACGGCCGAGCTCGGACGGCTTGAGGAACTTGGCGTATTCGTGCGTGCCGCGCGGCAGCATGTTCAGCACGTATTCCGCACCGATGATGGCCAGCACATACGCCTTGAGATTGCGGTTGATCGTCGAGAAGAAGACGTGTCCGCCCGGTTTGACCAGGCGCGCGCAGGCGGCAATCGTGCTGGCGGGATCGGGAACGTGCTCGAGCATTTCCATGCAGGTCACGACATCGAAATGGCCCGGCATCTCCTCGGCGAAGGCTTCCGCGCTCACCAGCCGGTAATCGACGCTGTGGCCGCTCTCGAACAGATGCAGGCGTGCAACGCTGAGCGCCTTCTCCGACAGGTCGATCCCGGTGACGCGGGCGCCGACGGAAGCCATGCCTTCGGCCAGGATGCCGCCGCCGCAGCCGACGTCCAGCACCGTCTTGCCGGCGAGGTCGGCTTTTCCGTTGATCCAGCCCAGGCGGAGCGGGTTGATCTCGTGCAGCGGCTTGAACTCGGATGCGGGATCCCACCAGCGGTGGGCGAGCTCACTGAATTTCTGCAGTTCGGCAGGGTCGGCGTTGATTGCACTCATCGTCTGTCGTCCGGGGGATTGGTTGAATGAGACCACGTGAATCGTCGTGCGTTTCGATCCGGCACTCCAAAAAACAAAAAGCCCCGCCGAAGCAGGGCTTTTCGCGCATCGGAAAACCGATTACTTGGAGCCGATGACTTCGACTTCCACGCGGCGATCCGGCTGCAGGCACTCGATCAGAGCCTTGCGGTTCTTCACGTTGTCGCACTTGTTGCCGGTAACGGGCTGCTTCTCGCCCTTGCCTTCGGTGTAGACGCGGTTGGCTTCGACGCCCTTCGACACCAGGTAGGTCTTCACGGCGGCAGCGCGACGCTCGGACAGCTTCTGGTTGTAGGCATCCGAACCCAGACGGTCGGTGTGGCCGACAGCCAGGATGACTTCCAGCTTCAGCTGCTTCGACTTGGCGGCCAGGTCGTCCAGCTTGGCGCGGCCTTCCGGCTTCAGCGTGGCTTTGTCGAAGTCGAACAGGGCGTCGGCAGCCAGCTTGATCTTGTCAGCGGTGGGCTTGGGTGCAGGAGCGGGGGCCGGCTTGGCAGCAGCGACCGGCGCAACGCACTTGTCCTTGGCGACGATGTCGCTGTCGCACTCGCAGCCAACCGGGAACTGGCCGGCCATGGCGGTCGAGGCGGCAGCCGGCGACCAGTAGCCAGTGCGCCAGCACAGGCCGGTACCGCTGCGGGCAACGACGTTGCGTGCATCGATGACGTAGGGGATTTCGCCCTTGCCGTCGACCACGACATCCTTGACTTGCGCGTAGGCGCTGGGAGCGGACAAGCCGATCGAGGCGATGGCGGCCAGCATGAACATCTGCTTCTTGGTTTGTTTGATCATGGTTTCCTCTTTGAAGGGCGAGTCGCCGGATTTACCACTGCAACGGAAAGTGAAAGCAGCCGTGAAGCTGAATTCG
This genomic window from Thauera humireducens contains:
- a CDS encoding L-lactate permease: MQAGTLALFAFSPILLAALLLVGLRWPAKRAMPLVYLLTAGIGLFVWDMSLNRVLASTLQGLVITIGVLWIIFGAILLLNTLKYSGGITAIRAGFATISPDRRIQAIIIAWLFGCFIEGASGFGTPAAIAAPLLVAIGFPALAAVLLGMLVQSTPVSFGAVGTPIIIGVNSGLDTAAIGAQLAGRGSSWELFLQQITSNVAIIHALVGTVMPLIMVMMLTRFFGREKSWKAGLEVLPFALFAGLAFTVPYAFTGVFLGPEFPSLLGGLVGLAIVTSAARAGFLVPKKTWDFADAKDWPSEWMGSLEMKLDQLPHHQPISVFRAWLPYVLVGALLVLSRVFPEIGGAMKSVVIVFSDILGEKGMKADFQPLYLPGGILVAVVLVTVFLHRMHARSLVKAVGESSRVLLGAGFVLLFTVPMVRILINSGVNAAGLPSMPIAMAQWVADSVGTVYPLLAPSVGALGAFIAGSNTVSNMMLSQFQFGVASTLGISGALIVAIQAIGAAAGNMVAIHNVVAASATVGLLGREGAILRKTFWPTVYYVLMTGIIAMVALYVLGVSDPLVAG
- a CDS encoding (Fe-S)-binding protein produces the protein MSHQTAAAPNATRVAPPLQAPRSYPAKPSDVFLFGTCVLDLFFPDAGMDAIRLLEREGIKVHFPQAQSCCGQPAYTSGYTEEAREVARAQLALFAGEWPVVVPSGSCAGMFRHHYFELFKDEPGTLKQVESLAARTFELAEFLLEVCRVKLADTGAPVKVALHTSCSARREMNTHVHGRALLAQLQGVERLDHDHESECCGFGGAFSVRMPDISGAMVKDKTAALKGSGAAEVVSADCGCLLNINGAFEKQGESLRGEHLASFLLRRTGGK
- a CDS encoding LutB/LldF family L-lactate oxidation iron-sulfur protein, which encodes MSNLADLPGVPIEFKRNAREALGDGQLRRNFRGAMDFLMAKRLAQFPDADELERLRAFGNRVRARALSKLPDLLERLEANLTRNGVKVHWAETVEEANAIVHSIVQAHEAKKVIKGKSMVSEEMEMNHFLGDRGVDCLESDMGEFIVQLREEKPSHIIMPAIHLNAGQVASLFHDKLEVDYTEDVDRLIQIGRETLRRKFFEADIGVSGVNFAIAETGTLLLVENEGNGRMSTTVPPVHIAVTGIEKVVENLRDVIPLLSLLTRSATGQPITTYVNMISGPRKADELDGPREVHLVLLDNGRSQAFADGELRQTLNCIRCGACMNHCPVYTRIGGHAYGTVYPGPIGKIVTPHMLGLDKTRDLPTASSMCGACGEVCPVKIPIPALLRRLREEAVRAPDEGPHHMRGQGAKYSAKERMIWKAWKAVNTSPGLYRVARFAGTRLRGLMPSNIGPWTEHHAPPKPAARSLHELARDHLGDE
- a CDS encoding LutC/YkgG family protein is translated as MSAKERILAKLRGSLEGTTAVADDYDEALVTVPWRYAPEKRLDRLREVLESVHGETRLTTAADWPALALAALVERGIDELLVSPATAHGQQFAGYLALNGSSLRLKAYDRPVEDWKDELFFHTPASLTGTLGGIAATGSLIVWPTAQEPRLMSLVPPLHIALLKASEVFDNLFEAMHTQGWAGGLPTNALLVSGPSKTADIQQTLAYGAHGPKELLVLILQDA
- a CDS encoding DUF475 domain-containing protein, coding for MPAFILSWLHMQDLGYFKWSILVTILGVIGGFLLAGWSGAFIVVVLAILETSLSFDNAVVNATVLKHMDEKWRQRFLLWGILIAVFGMRIVFPLAIVGVVADMGPMAVIDLALFDEAEYARILLSAHHEIAAFGGAFLAMVFLKFFVDSNKDLHWLQILEEPLTKLGRLEAAQILLTLLAILSSAAYLESDTKRVEFVVAGVWGLITYIIADGLGAILGGEEGEGGKVVAKTGFAGFMYLELLDASFSFDGVIGAFALTNSLPIIAIGLGVGAMFVRSFTLMLVYRETLNAYRFLEHGAFWAIGALAAVMFIGVHVHIPEVFTGLVGAVLIGAAFWSSLRHRRAIA
- the ubiG gene encoding bifunctional 2-polyprenyl-6-hydroxyphenol methylase/3-demethylubiquinol 3-O-methyltransferase UbiG; the protein is MSAINADPAELQKFSELAHRWWDPASEFKPLHEINPLRLGWINGKADLAGKTVLDVGCGGGILAEGMASVGARVTGIDLSEKALSVARLHLFESGHSVDYRLVSAEAFAEEMPGHFDVVTCMEMLEHVPDPASTIAACARLVKPGGHVFFSTINRNLKAYVLAIIGAEYVLNMLPRGTHEYAKFLKPSELGRYCRNAGLDTHELIGMSYNPLTKVYSLGRDTDVNYLLHTRRG
- a CDS encoding OmpA family protein, with product MIKQTKKQMFMLAAIASIGLSAPSAYAQVKDVVVDGKGEIPYVIDARNVVARSGTGLCWRTGYWSPAAASTAMAGQFPVGCECDSDIVAKDKCVAPVAAAKPAPAPAPKPTADKIKLAADALFDFDKATLKPEGRAKLDDLAAKSKQLKLEVILAVGHTDRLGSDAYNQKLSERRAAAVKTYLVSKGVEANRVYTEGKGEKQPVTGNKCDNVKNRKALIECLQPDRRVEVEVIGSK